A single region of the Oncorhynchus keta strain PuntledgeMale-10-30-2019 chromosome 37, Oket_V2, whole genome shotgun sequence genome encodes:
- the LOC118372281 gene encoding glucagon-2, whose protein sequence is MFGIHSLAGVLLLVIVQSSWQVTLQEAEDNSSLETADSLLEDLVGVPNMKRHSEGTFSNYYSKYQEERMAQDFLQWLMNSKRSGAPSKRHADGTYTSDVSTYLQDQAAKDFVSWLKSGPARRESAEESRDGPMSRRHVDGSFTSDVNKVLDSLAAKEYLLWVMTSKPSGKSDKRQEDH, encoded by the exons ATGTTTGGCATCCACTCCCTGGCTGGTGTTCTCCTCCTGGTCATCGTACAGAGCAGTTGGCAAGTTACTCTGCAAGAGGCTGAGGACAACTCAAG CTTAGAGACAGCAGACTCACTATTGGAGGATTTGGTGGGCGTGCCTAACATGAAGAGACATTCCGAGGGAACCTTCTCTAACTACTACAGTAAATACCAGGAAGAAAGGATGGCTCAGGACTTTCTTCAATGGCTTATGAACTCCAAGAGGAGTGG TGCTCCATCCAAACGCCATGCCGATGGGACCTACACCAGTGACGTGAGCACCTACCTACAGGACCAGGCGGCCAAGGACTTTGTTTCCTGGCTCAAATCAGGACCGGCCAGACGAGA ATCTGCAGAGGAGAGCAGGGATGGTCCAATGAGCAGAAGACATGTAGATGGAAGCTTCACCAGCGACGTGAACAAGGTCCTAGACAGCTTGGCTGCCAAGGAGTATTTACTCTGGGTCATGACCTCCAAACCCTCAGGGAAAAG tgACAAACGTCAAGAAGATCATTGA